The following is a genomic window from Bacteroidia bacterium.
ACAAATATATCCACTATTCAAAAAAAGTACTTATCTTTGCACCGATAAAAAGTAAAAGATGTTTTCAAAAGCTTGTGAATACGGTATTAGGGCTTCAATTTTCATTGCAGAGCAATCCCTGCTCGACAGAAAAGTGAGCTTAAAGGATGTGGCAGAAGCTATTGAATCACCCTCTGCATATACCTCAAAAATATTACAAAGATTGTCAAAAAGCAACATTATCAATTCCGACAAAGGACCAACTGGTGGCTTTTCAATGGACAAAAGTGAATTGGAAAAGGTGAAGTTAAATTCAATTGTTTATGCAATTGATGGCGATACGGTTTATAATGGTTGTGGCTTGGGATTAAAAAAATGCAATGCTGATAAACCTTGTCCTGTACACAATCAATTTAAAGTGATACGAGATGAACTTAAGAAAATGCTTGAAAATACTACCGTAAAAACATTGGCAATGGATTATGAAAAAGGTTTGACCTTTTTAAAACGTTAAAAAAATTTGAATAAATAGTGGACAATTTTATCCAATACAAATAAGAAATGGAAACAAAAAATATATTCAGCGAATCAGGCATCATAATCACGCTATTGCTCATTGCCATACCAATAATTGTTGCTTCGATATTAGTAATCATAAAAGCGAAAAATGTTCTAAAAAATTTCTTGAAGAAAAAAGAACTCGAAAAATTTAATGAATACTTGAAAGGTTTGAGTGCCGAAGAAGTGCAAAAATTAGAGCAACGAAAAAAGGAACTTGAATTTTCTCTTACTAATAATGAATTAGCTGGCGATACGACACCTATAGACGAAAAAGGTTTGATTGACAATGTGAGCGAAGCAAGTTCGTTGCGATTTATTGAACAAAAGAAAAAAAGTCAGGCAAGACCTTATATTGAACCTGATTTGACCAAACTCATTCTATGGTATTTAGGTTGTGCCACTTTTTGGTTGTTGTTTGGAACTACGGTTGGTGAATATGTTGGGATTAAATTTGTTGCTCCAGATGTTGATCATTACAGTTGGTTGAGCTTTGGAAGATTACGGCCTGTACACACAAACGCTGTATTTTGGGGTTGGGCATCTTTGGCAATGTTGGGCTTAGCTTATTATGTAATTCCGAGAGTTAGCAACGTACCAATTGCAAGTGTAAAAACAGGCTACCGTACTCTAATACTTATAAACGCTTCGGTTGTACTTGGTAGTTTGTTTTTAATGGCTGGTATCAACAATGGTGGTGGCGAATACAGAGAATACATCTGGCCTGTGATGGCGTTGTTTGGTGTTGGCGTTATCATTTCGCTTAAAAACTTTTACAAAACCATAGCGAAAAGAACGACCAAAGAAATTTATGTATCTAATTGGTACATCATTTCTGCAATGATGTTTCTATTGGTGATTGCCGTAATTGCCTATTGGCCAGGTTGGCAAAATGGATTGGGCGAAACCATTGTTCAAGGCTACTATATGCATCAGGGCGTTGGAATGTGGTTTATGCTTTTCAATCTCGGATTGATGTATTATTTTCTTCCTCAACAATTAAATAAACCTATATACTCTTATAGCTTAGGTATTTTGGCGTTTTGGGTTCAAATCCTTTTTTATACTTTAATTGGAACGCATCATTTCATTTTTAGTGCGATTCCTTGGTGGTTGCAAACTGTTGCCATTGTAGGTAGTGCAGGTATGATAATACCAGTTGTTGCTGGGACTACAAATTTCTTGATGACTTTCAAAGGATCTTGGCACAAGCTTTCAGGCAGTTATACCCTACCGTTTTATTTGATTGGCATCATATTCTACTTCACGGGTTCACTACAGGGAACTGCCGAAGCATTCAAGTTTACCAATTTGGTGTGGCATTTTACCGATTTTACCGTAGCTCATTCGCACCTCACAATGTATGGTATCATCTGCTTTATGCTTTGGGGCTTTATTTATACTGTTGTACCAAGATTAACAGGAAAAGAACCACCTCAAATTACCGTTGGTGCTCATTTTTGGTTAGCACTCATAGGATTGCTTTTCTATACATTCCCACTAATGTACGGTTCTACGCTCAGGGGATTGATGTGGATGGAAGGTAATAAATCATTTATTGAAAGTGTAGAATTGATGGCTCCGTTTTGGCTTTGGCGTGCCATTGGTGGCTCATTGATGTGGCTTTCTCATATTTTGTTTGCCTACAACTTTTATGTAATGGTAAAAAAGAAAGAAGAGATAGAAATACCCTCTTCGCCAAAAGACATTTTAAATGCTAAGGTGGCAATAGACAATCAAGAAGTAACAAATTAATATATACGAAATGGAATTTTTCGACAATCATAAAAAACTATTCAGAACGGCACTGGGACTATTTGTTGGTCTTACAATAGTTGTTGCAATAATGCCTGCCATCAACAATCAAGATAACAATGAACCATTGCCCGGCTATGAGCCATTAAGTCAAGAAGCCTATCTCGGTAAAAAAAGTTTTATCGCCAACGGCTGTGTGGCTTGCCACACCCAACAAGTTAGAAATGTAGATATGGACAATGTTTGGGGCAGCAGACCAGGAATACCTGCCGATTATGCAGGAATTTCGAGAACAGATTTTTGGACAAACACAGCTACCCTAATGGGTACAGAAAGAACTGGTCCAGATTTGACCAATATAGGAACTCGACAACCTAGTTTGGCTTGGAATTTATTACACCTCTATCAACCCAGAGCATTAGTGGATAAATCAATAATGCCTGCTTACCCTTGGCTATTTGAAATAAAAAGTGAATTGGGTGAAAAAGATGTAGAAGTAGTTGTGCCTGATGCATACAGAAAAGGCATAACAGGTAGAATTGTAGCCACACAAGAAGCCCTCAATTTAGTAGCCTATTTGCAAAGTCTAAAGCAAGTGCCTTTGCCTGACGGAAAAGTACCGATGGAATTTTTATACAAGAAAAGTGAAATTCCTGTGGTGGTAAGTGGGAACACTGCCAACCTACCTGACGGAAAATTATTGTACAACAATAACTGTATGAGTTGCCACCAAGCCAATGGCGAAGGACTTAAAGGAGCATTTCCTTCATTAAAAGGAAGCTCGATAGTTTTGGGTGATGACCTTGAATTATTCGTCAATATTATAATGCTTGGTTATGATGCAAGACCAGAATATGCCGTGATGAATGCAGTAGGTACGGATAATAACCTAACTCCCGAAGAAGTAACTGCCATTATCAATCACGAAAAAACAAGTTGGGGAAACAATGCCAAAACGGTAACTCCTGAAGAAGTGAAAAAGATAATGGATTTTATAAAATTAACATCAAACAAATAACACGATGAAATTAAAATATCTCTTATCAATTCTTATCTTTTTAACAGTTCAAATAGCAACCGCTTGTCCTGTTTGTGAAAAACAACAGCCAAAAATAACGCAAGGGTTAACTCACGGAGCAGGGCCTCAAAGCAATTGGGATTGGGTAATTATCGCCATCATTTCTGTTATCACCATTTTAACACTCATTTACTCCGTAAAATATCTGATAAAACCCGGTGAGAAAAATGAAAACCATATCAAACAATCAATCTTAAGCAATTAAATAAGATGGAAGAATATAAAAGCAAAATAAAACTTTTTGTGGATGACGAACAGCATCCAATAGCTGAACTAATTCCACCTGTACAATTTGATTTGGACACCAGTAAATTAACTGATGGCGAGCACACGTTGAAACTCATTAGCAAATCGCCAACAGGAAGAGAAGGTATTCGGAAGATAAAATTTATTGTCAAAAATGGCCCTGCAATTTCGGTAGAAGGGTTAAGTGACAATGGAGTGGTAGATGGAGTTATTCCGCTTATGATTAATGCTTATGACAAAGGAAATCAAAAGAAATTCCTTATTGAAGGAAGCGAAACCCCTCAAAGTATTCCGAGTTGGCTTTGGATTTTGCTCATTGCTTTTTTAGGTTGGGCAGCATTTTATACCATCACAAATTTTAGTCTGTAATTCAAAAAAAATAGAAATGGATAATAAAGAAATTTGGTTAGAATCATTAATCACCACTACGCCTCAAGAAGGTAGAGAATTAGCTGTAAAAATGGCAAGGAAGTCTATAGCAGCCATACAAACGGATGCCGAAACAAGAAAAAAATTAAGAAGCGATTATGCCAATGATACCACACAGCTTATTGCTTCTGCGAATGTAATTGCCATCGAATTTCAAACTGTGGCAGGAGCAAATAATTATTGGAAAAAATAATGAAAAAGTAAAAAAATAGCTTTAAAAACAGAAAGAATGGAAACAAAATCAGAAACATTAACCAATAATTGGTTCGACAAACAGGCTCAATCTTTTGAAGTAAACAGATTTGGTGCCATGACAATAATGATGACTGCCCAAAGTTGCTGGGGTTCTATTGCGGCAATGTATGCATTACAGGCAGACAACATTTTTTTGCTTGCAATTTGTGCAGCAGTAACTATGGCATCAAATTCCGCATTCATTGCACAAAGCCCTGCAAAGTGGTGTCTAGGAATTTTCTACACAAGTGTAATAACCAACTTAGCCATTTTATTATTAACTATATTCTAAAATGAACGACATACTAAATCTTGATGATGTAAAATTGGTAGTGGATTGTTTCTACGGTAAAGTTAGACAAGACGAACAATTGAAAGATGTTTTTAATAATGTTATTCAAGACCGTTGGCCTGCACATTTAGAAAAAATGTACCGCTTTTGGCAAACTGTTTTGTTGGATGAACACACCTATCACGGCAGTCCGTTTGTACCCCACGCAAAACTACCAGTTGGCGTTGAGCATTTCAACCAATGGCTAAAACTCTTTTACGAAACGGTAGATGAAAATTTTGAAGGGGAAAAAGCAGAACGTATGAAATGGCAAGGGCAACGAATGGCAGAAATGTTCCATTCAAAAATTGAGTATTACAAAAACAATCCGTCAATTCCGATCCTATGACCGTTGTAAAAATGCCCATAGCTCTTATCTGCACATTCCTTTGGATTGGTTTTGTGTGTGCCATTAGTTTTATGGAAGCTTGGCTCAAATTCCGTGCTCCGGGCATAAATCTTCCTTTAGGTTTAGGGATAGGTAGAATTGTTTTCAATGCACTCAACAAAGTTGAATGGGTGTTTGCTTTGGTTATCATCATCAACATTTTTTGGAATAGTTCTGAAATTCTTAAATGGCAAAATCTATCTTTTGTCATACCTCTTATTCTTCTACTAATACAAACTTTTTGGCTTTTACCAGCTTTGGATGCTAGAGCTGAATTGCATATTCAAAGGCAGTTCGTTCCGTCTTCTAACCTTCATTTTTATTATGTAGGAATGGAAGTAGTTAAAGTAGTAGGACTTACAATTTTTGGTTTAACACTTTTTAAAAACACAACAATATGAGCAAAGAACAAATCATCAATGATATTGAAACAAAATATCAGCAATTGGGCGAAAATCCCGAAACGTACCTAAAAGGATTACTTCACGCAAAACCCATTAATTATTGGGATTATGTGGAAGCCGATACACTCCTTTCTCTTCAAAAACCTAGAACCAATTTTAAGGATGAAGAAATTTTTATAATGTATCATCAGGTAACTGAACTCTTCCTGAAAATGATGGTTCACGAAATAAAACAATTGGTGTATGAGCCTTTTAATGAAACCATTTGGTTGGAAAAATTAGACCGATTGAACCGCTACACCAATATGCTTATTGGTTCTTTTGATGTAATGAAATACGGAATGAACTATGACGATTACAACACTTTTAGAAGCAGTTTAACGCCTGCAAGTGGTTTTCAATCGGTAACATTTCGTTTGATTGAGATTTATTGTACCCGTTTGGAAAACCTAATCAACGAAGACGGTAAAACCAGATTGCCAAACAATCCTTCAACAGCCGACTTTTTTGAACACATCTATTGGAAAGATGCAGGTTTGAATAGAAAAACAGGTAAAAAGTCACTTACACTTATACAGTTTGAAGAGAAGTATTTAGACCGATTAATTGCAATGGCAAACAAAACGAAAGGCTCTACGCTCGAAGATAAAGTGTTGAATATGCAAAATTGTTCGGAAGCACTGAAAACTAAATTGAAAGAGTTTGACCATTTGTACAATGTGGCTTGGCCATTGGTGCACCTTGAAACCGCTCAACATTACCTCGACCTTAAAGGCGAAAACAAAGCAGCAACAGGTGGAAGTGAATGGAAAAAGTATCTGCATCCTAAATTTCAACAGCGTAAATTTTTCCCAACGCTTTGGAACAATGACGAAATAACCAATTGGGGAAATAATAAATAACATTTAAAACATAACAATATGAACATTCAAGAAAATAACATCATCGGAGAATTGGTAGCACAGGATTACCGTGCTGCTTCCGTTTTTAAAAAATATGGCATTGATTTTTGTTGTCAAGGCAATCGTACCATACAAGATGCGTGCGAAGCGAAACAAATTGACGCTACTTCAGTAGTAACAGATTTAAACGAAGCAAACAAAGCAACCTCGGAAAGCGCCATCGACTATCAATCTTGGCCAATAGACCTTATGGCAGATTATATCGAAAAGAAACACCACAGATATGTGGAAGACAAAACGCAAGAAATAAAACCCTATCTCGACAAAATTTGCCGAGTGCACGGTGACCGCCATCCTGAACTATTAGAAATCAATGAACACTTTAATGCGACTGCCGGTGAATTAGCAGCACATATGAAAAAAGAAGAATTGATTTTGTTTCCTTTCATTCGCAAAATGGCTAAAGCAAAACAAGAAAACACGAAGTTAGATGCACCACATTTTGGCACAGTAGAAAATCCTATTCAAATGATGATGCACGAACACACTGCCGAAGGCGAACGGTTCAGAAAAATAGAAGCATTGAGCGACAACTACACACCTCCAACGGATGCCTGCAATACATACCGAGTAACATTTGCTTTGCTTAAAGAGTTTGAGACCGATTTGCACTTGCACATCCATTTAGAGAACAATATTTTGTTTCCGAAGGCAATTGAGCTTGAAAAACAATTATGTAATGCCTAAACCCATTAAAAGAAACGAAGCACTCAAACCTTTAAGCCGTGACCATCATCACGGCTTATTGCTCTGTTGGAAAATACGCCAAGGTATTAAACTAAAAGTGGAACCTGAAAGGATAATAAAATATTTGGATTGGTTTTGGATAAGCTATTTAAAACCACATTTTGAAATTGAAGAGCAATATGTGTTTCCAATTTTAGGCAAAGATAATCCTTTGGTAAAACAAGCTATAAGTGAACATAGAAGATTAAAACGCCTTTTTGAAAATGAAGATGACCATTCCAAAACCATTAGTTTAATTGAAGAAGAATTGGAAAAGCATATCAGATTTGAAGAACGGGTGCTGTTTAATGAAATAGAAAAAGTAGCCAGTAGCGAACAACTACTTCAAATAGAAATGGATAGTTCGGACAAGAGTTTTTACGAAAACTTATCAGATCCGTTTTGGGAATGAAGAGAAGTAACATAAAAATTACTGTTCTTGAAAATGAGGCAGAACAAACCATTGAAACCTACAAAGGTGAGTATCGAAATTTAATGGAATTGCTAAAAGACAAAATGTATCTTGATGACTTTGGTGAATGTGGTGGAATGGGAAGATGTGCTACTTGCATTGTGAATATAGCCGGATTGAAAGGAAGTACGGTAATAAAAGACAGGAATGAACCTGTAACACTTGCAAAATTTGGTTTTGAAGATAATCCAAGCATTCGCCTTTCTTGCCAATTGTTAATTTCAGCAGATTTGGACGGGGCAAGAGTTTCGGTTTTGGAAGAAAATTGAATCCTATTTCTAAAATAAAAATACACTCCTAGCTGAACGCACCAAAAACTTTAAAAATAATTTGTATTGTTAGGATTCCTTACTATATTTGTATCGGCAATAATGCCAAACAACAATTTAAATTCATAAAAAATGGCAAAATCAATTTTCTATCACGCAGGATGTCCTGTTTGCGTAAGTGCAGAACACGACATCATTAACCTCTTAGGTCAAGACAATGTAGAAGTAGTTCACTTCGGTAATGACAAATCAAGAATTGCAGAAGCAGAAAAAGCAGGTGTAAAATCTGTTCCAGCATTGTTGACCCCAACTGGAAATGTGCTTCACCTTAATTTTGGTGCATCTATGGCTGATGTAAAAGGCTAAAAAAATTGCCCTGCATTGTTAGGATTCCTATCTTTGCAGGGCTTTACTTTTAAAGAATCACGGTCAAATGAGAATTTTAAGTAGTATAGTAATAATGTTGTTTGCATTTTCTGCAAACGCACAAAACAATAAAACAAAAACAATGAAAGTAGCAGTTTGGGACACCTACGTAACAAAAAAAGATGGTAGCATAATGCACTTCGACATTATCGCACCCGAAGAAATAAAAGAGACAACCATAATATACGCTTATGGTAGAGAATATTTAAAAGCAAAAGGGCAAGAAGAACAACCATTAACTTCAAAAGAATGTAGTTTTTGTCACATTGAAACCGTAAGACCGCAATGGGAAGCAGAAATCAAACAAAAAGGATACTTTATTATTGAAATGGAAAATTGTAAATAAATGAACTATTCCTCTTTTAACCTAAACGAACAAAACCAAAAAATTGAAAGTCGAATTGTAGTGGCTTTGGAACGAATTTCAGAAGCATTCAGAGTATTACTATGGAATGAAAGCAAAGAAAACTCATTAAGTCCGATACAAATTCAAATTTTAATTTTTATCTATTTTCATTCATTGGAAAAATGTAAGGTGGGTTATTTGGCTGATGAGTTCAATATGACAAAAGCCACCATTAGCGACAGCGTAAAAGTGTTACTTTCAAAAGAATTAGTAACCAAGGAGACTGACCCCATTGATACGAGAAGTTTTTCGCTATCACTCACAAACGAAGGAAAAAAAATAGCCAAAAAGTCATCATTATTTGCTTCATCAATAAAACAACCCATTGAAAAACTGACACAAGAACAAAAAACAATAATGCTTAATGGATTGCTGAAATTGATTTATGACTTGAACCAATCAGGAATCATTACCATTCAAAGAATGTGTTTTACTTGTTCCAATTACCAACTTGAACAAGGTGCTCACTTCTGCAAACTCCTTAAAAGTCAACTTGCCAACAACCAATTAAGAATAGATTGCCCTGAAC
Proteins encoded in this region:
- the ric gene encoding iron-sulfur cluster repair di-iron protein, coding for MNIQENNIIGELVAQDYRAASVFKKYGIDFCCQGNRTIQDACEAKQIDATSVVTDLNEANKATSESAIDYQSWPIDLMADYIEKKHHRYVEDKTQEIKPYLDKICRVHGDRHPELLEINEHFNATAGELAAHMKKEELILFPFIRKMAKAKQENTKLDAPHFGTVENPIQMMMHEHTAEGERFRKIEALSDNYTPPTDACNTYRVTFALLKEFETDLHLHIHLENNILFPKAIELEKQLCNA
- a CDS encoding hemerythrin domain-containing protein; this encodes MPKPIKRNEALKPLSRDHHHGLLLCWKIRQGIKLKVEPERIIKYLDWFWISYLKPHFEIEEQYVFPILGKDNPLVKQAISEHRRLKRLFENEDDHSKTISLIEEELEKHIRFEERVLFNEIEKVASSEQLLQIEMDSSDKSFYENLSDPFWE
- a CDS encoding tryptophan 2,3-dioxygenase family protein; the encoded protein is MSKEQIINDIETKYQQLGENPETYLKGLLHAKPINYWDYVEADTLLSLQKPRTNFKDEEIFIMYHQVTELFLKMMVHEIKQLVYEPFNETIWLEKLDRLNRYTNMLIGSFDVMKYGMNYDDYNTFRSSLTPASGFQSVTFRLIEIYCTRLENLINEDGKTRLPNNPSTADFFEHIYWKDAGLNRKTGKKSLTLIQFEEKYLDRLIAMANKTKGSTLEDKVLNMQNCSEALKTKLKEFDHLYNVAWPLVHLETAQHYLDLKGENKAATGGSEWKKYLHPKFQQRKFFPTLWNNDEITNWGNNK
- a CDS encoding thioredoxin family protein; this translates as MAKSIFYHAGCPVCVSAEHDIINLLGQDNVEVVHFGNDKSRIAEAEKAGVKSVPALLTPTGNVLHLNFGASMADVKG
- a CDS encoding hexameric tyrosine-coordinated heme protein, translating into MDNKEIWLESLITTTPQEGRELAVKMARKSIAAIQTDAETRKKLRSDYANDTTQLIASANVIAIEFQTVAGANNYWKK
- a CDS encoding cbb3-type cytochrome c oxidase subunit II, which gives rise to MEFFDNHKKLFRTALGLFVGLTIVVAIMPAINNQDNNEPLPGYEPLSQEAYLGKKSFIANGCVACHTQQVRNVDMDNVWGSRPGIPADYAGISRTDFWTNTATLMGTERTGPDLTNIGTRQPSLAWNLLHLYQPRALVDKSIMPAYPWLFEIKSELGEKDVEVVVPDAYRKGITGRIVATQEALNLVAYLQSLKQVPLPDGKVPMEFLYKKSEIPVVVSGNTANLPDGKLLYNNNCMSCHQANGEGLKGAFPSLKGSSIVLGDDLELFVNIIMLGYDARPEYAVMNAVGTDNNLTPEEVTAIINHEKTSWGNNAKTVTPEEVKKIMDFIKLTSNK
- a CDS encoding 2Fe-2S iron-sulfur cluster-binding protein, which produces MKRSNIKITVLENEAEQTIETYKGEYRNLMELLKDKMYLDDFGECGGMGRCATCIVNIAGLKGSTVIKDRNEPVTLAKFGFEDNPSIRLSCQLLISADLDGARVSVLEEN
- a CDS encoding Rrf2 family transcriptional regulator, encoding MFSKACEYGIRASIFIAEQSLLDRKVSLKDVAEAIESPSAYTSKILQRLSKSNIINSDKGPTGGFSMDKSELEKVKLNSIVYAIDGDTVYNGCGLGLKKCNADKPCPVHNQFKVIRDELKKMLENTTVKTLAMDYEKGLTFLKR
- a CDS encoding cytochrome C, translating into MEEYKSKIKLFVDDEQHPIAELIPPVQFDLDTSKLTDGEHTLKLISKSPTGREGIRKIKFIVKNGPAISVEGLSDNGVVDGVIPLMINAYDKGNQKKFLIEGSETPQSIPSWLWILLIAFLGWAAFYTITNFSL
- a CDS encoding DUF2024 family protein yields the protein MRILSSIVIMLFAFSANAQNNKTKTMKVAVWDTYVTKKDGSIMHFDIIAPEEIKETTIIYAYGREYLKAKGQEEQPLTSKECSFCHIETVRPQWEAEIKQKGYFIIEMENCK
- a CDS encoding group III truncated hemoglobin, producing MNDILNLDDVKLVVDCFYGKVRQDEQLKDVFNNVIQDRWPAHLEKMYRFWQTVLLDEHTYHGSPFVPHAKLPVGVEHFNQWLKLFYETVDENFEGEKAERMKWQGQRMAEMFHSKIEYYKNNPSIPIL
- a CDS encoding MarR family winged helix-turn-helix transcriptional regulator, whose translation is MNYSSFNLNEQNQKIESRIVVALERISEAFRVLLWNESKENSLSPIQIQILIFIYFHSLEKCKVGYLADEFNMTKATISDSVKVLLSKELVTKETDPIDTRSFSLSLTNEGKKIAKKSSLFASSIKQPIEKLTQEQKTIMLNGLLKLIYDLNQSGIITIQRMCFTCSNYQLEQGAHFCKLLKSQLANNQLRIDCPEHELQL
- a CDS encoding cbb3-type cytochrome c oxidase subunit I, which translates into the protein METKNIFSESGIIITLLLIAIPIIVASILVIIKAKNVLKNFLKKKELEKFNEYLKGLSAEEVQKLEQRKKELEFSLTNNELAGDTTPIDEKGLIDNVSEASSLRFIEQKKKSQARPYIEPDLTKLILWYLGCATFWLLFGTTVGEYVGIKFVAPDVDHYSWLSFGRLRPVHTNAVFWGWASLAMLGLAYYVIPRVSNVPIASVKTGYRTLILINASVVLGSLFLMAGINNGGGEYREYIWPVMALFGVGVIISLKNFYKTIAKRTTKEIYVSNWYIISAMMFLLVIAVIAYWPGWQNGLGETIVQGYYMHQGVGMWFMLFNLGLMYYFLPQQLNKPIYSYSLGILAFWVQILFYTLIGTHHFIFSAIPWWLQTVAIVGSAGMIIPVVAGTTNFLMTFKGSWHKLSGSYTLPFYLIGIIFYFTGSLQGTAEAFKFTNLVWHFTDFTVAHSHLTMYGIICFMLWGFIYTVVPRLTGKEPPQITVGAHFWLALIGLLFYTFPLMYGSTLRGLMWMEGNKSFIESVELMAPFWLWRAIGGSLMWLSHILFAYNFYVMVKKKEEIEIPSSPKDILNAKVAIDNQEVTN